The Christiangramia salexigens genome includes the window GGGATTGATAGTTGTTTTCAATTCCAAATGTGATCGCTTCCTGAAGCGAAAGCTTGTATACTTTAAGGCTGTCCTGTTGTGCAAAAAGATTTGCAGCAAACAATAACAGAAAGCTTAAAGTTTTGATCTTTTTAATTTTCATGTTCACTTTTAAATTCTTCTAAAGTTCTTATTCCTTTTTCGGTGCAAATTGCTCGTAGATGATATTCCAGGAAGTAATTCATCAATTGTAGCTGACTGTAATATTCCATTGGAAATAATTCACGGTCTTTAATTCCCATAAGTCCTGCGAAATGGATCCTGCTAATAAAATTGATTGGAAGATCTTTGCGGTAATAGCCGTTTTCAATTCCGCGTTCAAGATTTGAAACCACACAACTTTCCAGTAATTCAAATTGTTTGTCCTTTAGGAATTCAAATATTTTTGGATAGTATTTCTGAAGCTGAAAATGCGGAGTGGTTTTCTCATCTTTTAGTTGAAACATTGCAAATCGCTTGATCTCAAAATTTTCTACAATAGGATTCTGCTCTTTGCTTCTAATCTCCTCGATACCCTCGCTGATCTTTTCAAATAGCCGAATGCTGGTAGCTTCTACCAATTTGGTCTTCGTGGAAAAATGCGCATAAATGGTTTTTTTTGAAATTCCCATTTTTTCGGCGATATCATCCATAGTGACGCTTTTAAACCCATAGTTTAAAAACATCTCCACGGCAATATCCAATATCTTTTCTCTCACTTGTCTGATTTAATTCGCTGCAAAATTAACTCATGGAAACTTTAAAAACAATATAAGTTTCCAAAGTTTTAAGTTTATTTAACATCTGCTTAAAATTTGAATTAGTTTCAATTATGGTATTTTAGCGGAAAAATTTTCCTTCATGCTTGCCATTTCCCAGTACAGAGAAGCGATAATCGATTATTTACACGAAAAGATCCAGGTTAAAGAACCCGCAAACCTGTATGAACCTATGGTTTATATCCTTGAACAAGGTGGGAAGCGGCTAAGACCTGTTTTGGTGCTTATGGCGACCGAGATCTTCGACTGTGATTATAGAAAGTCTCTGGATGCTGCGCTTGCTATAGAGATCTTTCATAATTTCTCACTTGTACATGATGATATTATGGACGATGCGCCCTTAAGAAGGGGAAGAGAGACGGTTCATGAAAAATGGGATCTTAATACAGGTATTTTATCTGGAGATGCAATGCTTATCAATGCTTACCAGCTTTTTGAAAATTATGAAGGGAAGATCTTCAAGGAGCTTGCACAGTTATTCACTAAAACGGCCATTCAGGTATGTGAGGGACAGCAGTATGACATTGATTTTGAGACGCGTGAGAA containing:
- a CDS encoding TetR/AcrR family transcriptional regulator; its protein translation is MREKILDIAVEMFLNYGFKSVTMDDIAEKMGISKKTIYAHFSTKTKLVEATSIRLFEKISEGIEEIRSKEQNPIVENFEIKRFAMFQLKDEKTTPHFQLQKYYPKIFEFLKDKQFELLESCVVSNLERGIENGYYRKDLPINFISRIHFAGLMGIKDRELFPMEYYSQLQLMNYFLEYHLRAICTEKGIRTLEEFKSEHEN